DNA sequence from the Parasphaerochaeta coccoides DSM 17374 genome:
GGCAGGAGAGCTGGTTCAGCTTAACAAAAAACGTCAGAAGATGGGAGAGGATGTCTGGGTACGTCTTGAACCCAAGGCAAAGGCAAGCAAGGAAAGTCATGGAGGCAAGTTCCTGATGGTTGAGGATCCCTCGATCAGCAGGGGATTGACTGGCATCATGGCAAGCCGCCTGCTCCGTCAGTTCAGCATCCCGTCACTTGTCATTGCCAAGACGGACGACCACCGGGTTACCGGCTCCATGCGCAGCCCTGATGATTTTCACGTCAGGGATTTCCTGTCCCAGTTTGAAGACTTGTTCCTTGATTATGGAGGACATGCGCGGGCGGGAGGTTTCTCCATGGAGACGGATAACCTGTCCGGTTTCAAGGACAGGCTGATGGACGTGGTGGAAAGGATGGACGGCGTGGACGAGCATGGCGAAAGTATCAGGATTGACTGTTCCCTGCCAGCACGTTTCATGACGCCGGACATCATGAAGGTCGTGGAATTTTTCGAGCCATACGGGGAGCAGAATCCGCCCATACATTTCATGATTGAGGGTGCGATTATCTCTGATATATCTTCCATGAACAACAGGCAAGGCTCTGACCATCTCCGTCTGTCGGTTTCCTACGGGAGCCATACATGGCCGGCTGTCTACTGGCAGGCGGCTGACAAGTTGGACAGGGAGTTTTCCCTTGGGGATAGTGTCAATGTCGTTTTCCGGCTTGGCCGCAACTATTTCCGCAATACGGAGATTGTGCAGTTGACCGTAATGGACATTGTCCGGCACTCTTGACAAACAGGCGGGTTTTTTGCATGCTGATTTAGCATTTATTCCCATGGACGGGAGAGGAGGTGATTAATTTGGCTTTTGTACGTGTAGACGACAACGAACCGCTCGAAAAGTCAATCAAGCGTTTCAAGCGCATGGTTGAAAAAGAAGGCATCATTCGCGAGTGGAAGAAAAGAGAGTACTACGAGAAGCCTTCGACCATCCTCAACCGCAAGAATAAGGCTATGAGTCGCAGACAGCTCAAGAAGGTACGCAAATTGCACAACCAGAAAAGTGTATGATGCACCTTCCTAACATGTGATTTAGTATGTAACGATTCCCCTGCCCAATGAGAAGGCGGGGGATTTTGTTTTTATGTGTCTGTATGCTGTCAGAGAATTATCTGTATCACTACTTTTCTGTTAGTCGTAGTGCCGTCACCCAGTGTCACATCATGAACGGGAAAGATGAAAGAGAAACCATATTGTCCTCTTAAAAAAACTTTTTCCCCTTTGCACTCATGATAGCCTGGAATCCATTTCTATCCAGTCCTTTATTCTGCATGAGCCTGTATGAGCGTCAGGACAGTTTTCCGTATCTTTTCCAATCCTTCCA
Encoded proteins:
- the rpsU gene encoding 30S ribosomal protein S21, with protein sequence MAFVRVDDNEPLEKSIKRFKRMVEKEGIIREWKKREYYEKPSTILNRKNKAMSRRQLKKVRKLHNQKSV